From Paenibacillus thermoaerophilus:
GTGATCCTCTGCTGCATGTTGATATCTCCCTCATTCCGATATCACAGAATATGACGACGGGGCTCCGGCCGTTCCGTCCGTGCCGCTTGCGGCCGCCGTCATACGTTCATCCAATACCGGTAGGTGGCCTCAAGCCCGTCCCGGAGCGCCGTGCGCGGCTTCCAGCCGAGCAGCCGGGCCGCAGCCGCGTTGTCCAGACAACTGTGGACGATGTCCCCCGGCCGGGCCGGACCGTGCGATACGGCCACTTCCCCCGCATGAAGCTTGCGCAGCTCGGCAACCAGCTCGTTAACCGACACCCGGCGCGCCGTGCTTACATGAATCGTCTCCCCGGCCCCTTTCTCCGCCGCCGCCAGATTCGCTTCCACGACGTCCCGAACGAAGACGAAATCCCGCGTCTGTTCCCCGTCTCCATGCACATGCAGAGGCTGCCCTTGCCGCAGCCGGGACATAAACAGCGCCACGACGCCCCCCTCGCCCTTGGCCGTCTGCAGCGGCCCGTAGACGTTGCCGTAGCGCAGGACGGTGTGCTCCAGCCCGAACAAGGTTCCGTACAGGCGAACATACGATTCGGCCGTCAGCTTGGAGAGTGCGTAGAACGACACGGGTTCGGCCGGGTCTTGCTCGCGCAGCGGCAGCTTCGGCGGATTGCCGTAGACGCCGGAGGTCGAGGCGAAGACGATTTTCCGCGTTTGGCCGTCCCGGCATCCGTCCAGCACATTGATCGTGCCTCTTACGTTCACGTCGGCATCGAGACGGGGATTGCGGATCGACTGCTGGACGTCGGCCTGCGCCGCCAGATGGTACACAACCTCCGCTCCGATTGCCGCAAGCGCCGTTCGCGCTTCTTCTCCGGCGATGTCGACCTCATGCAGGACCGCTCCGGGATGCACGTATTCCGGGCGGCCCGTCGCGAAATTGTCCAGCACGTGCACCTCGTCGCCCCGCTCCAGCAAGGCCTTCACGAGATGCGAACCGATAAATCCCGCTCCGCCGGTCACGGCTATCCTCATTCTCCTCCAACCCCTTCGCCGAATCTGTTCTATCATACGCATCCCCGGGGCGAGCGTATGGACGTATGCCGAACCGGCGGACACGGATCGAATAATCATGCCGGATGGTCCAAGCATGGCCTGCTCGCCGGACATACGCTGGGATAACGATCCTCACTAAGATCTTAAGAAGGTGCATTCTGTCATGTCCGCGGGCCATACCCGCCGGAACGATAGGCGGAACGGTTGATGGCTATGCTGAAGGAGCTGAAGGTATGAAGGTCTTGTTCGTATTCGCCGTGCCGAGCGGCGGTGTCGAAACGCTGAACCGCCAGCGCTGCGCCGCGCTGAAAGCCGCCGGCATCGAGGGACATTGCTTGTATCTGCTTCCCGGCTTCGGCCTGCAAAATTCCAGGGAGTTCCCGACGTTCGTGACGAACGACGACAACGAACTCCGCAATCTGTTCGCCGTGCAGCGCTACGATGCCATGGTTGTCGTAACCGGTTATTTCTGGATCTACCGGTTCCGTACGCTTGGGTTTACGGGAAAAATCATTCTGGAATTTCAAGGCATCGCCCCGAAAGAGTCGGCGCGGGAGCTGCTGCTCGACGCCAAGGAAACGGTGGAGCTTCACGCGAACGGACTGCTGAATCCGGGGACGCCGTTCATCGACAGCCTGATCCGGGAGCTGTACCCGAACACGCCGCAATTCCGCTTCAACAACTGCCTTGACTTCAAACGGTTCTCCTACCGTCCGGTCCCCCGTCCGCCGCATCGGATCGTCGCCTGGTTGGGCCGGATCGAGGCGAATAAAAACTGGGCGGAATTCCTCGTCATCGGCCATCATCTCATTTACGGCGTCGACCGGAATATCCGTCTGTGGATGTTCGAGGATCACAGCTTGTCCAGACCCGTCGACCGGCAGCAGTTCGAATACTGGATCGACATGCTGAAGCTGCGGGAATATTTGACGATCCGGTCGAACGTGCCGCATGATCATATGCCCGAATACTTCTCCATGATCGGGGACTCGGGCGGTTTCCTCTGCTGCACCTCCAAATCGGAGGGAGCGCCT
This genomic window contains:
- a CDS encoding NAD-dependent epimerase/dehydratase family protein, with the protein product MRIAVTGGAGFIGSHLVKALLERGDEVHVLDNFATGRPEYVHPGAVLHEVDIAGEEARTALAAIGAEVVYHLAAQADVQQSIRNPRLDADVNVRGTINVLDGCRDGQTRKIVFASTSGVYGNPPKLPLREQDPAEPVSFYALSKLTAESYVRLYGTLFGLEHTVLRYGNVYGPLQTAKGEGGVVALFMSRLRQGQPLHVHGDGEQTRDFVFVRDVVEANLAAAEKGAGETIHVSTARRVSVNELVAELRKLHAGEVAVSHGPARPGDIVHSCLDNAAAARLLGWKPRTALRDGLEATYRYWMNV
- a CDS encoding glycosyltransferase family 4 protein — protein: MKVLFVFAVPSGGVETLNRQRCAALKAAGIEGHCLYLLPGFGLQNSREFPTFVTNDDNELRNLFAVQRYDAMVVVTGYFWIYRFRTLGFTGKIILEFQGIAPKESARELLLDAKETVELHANGLLNPGTPFIDSLIRELYPNTPQFRFNNCLDFKRFSYRPVPRPPHRIVAWLGRIEANKNWAEFLVIGHHLIYGVDRNIRLWMFEDHSLSRPVDRQQFEYWIDMLKLREYLTIRSNVPHDHMPEYFSMIGDSGGFLCCTSKSEGAPYSVLEAMSCRCPVLTTDSEGVRSSVIQNRTGLYYTLGNFPEAVDQAHRLLTDHPLRERLRNEALLHVRRHFDPGHYAVQFKRMLRELGL